Genomic DNA from Desulfurivibrio alkaliphilus AHT 2:
TCCAACTCCGGTGATTTCACCAGATATCAACAAAGGCCTGCTGCTTTTTTGTAAAGGCCATCATTATTATAGAGAGGAAGCGGAAGGAAGCGGGAGGAAGCTTGACAGCCCGTGACAAAAGCCACCCCGGCCTTTGTCACGGGCTGTCAAGCCAGCTGTTCAGCAAGAGCTCAACGCTCCGCCACCGGCACCCCTTTGACGGTGTGGCAGGCCAGGCAGCCCACCTGTTCGGTGTTGCCGCCGGCCACCATCGCGTTGTAGTCAAAACGGAGCATGCCGTCGTAGGGAGTGGCGTGGGCCTGGTGGCAGGAGAGGCACATCACCATGTCTTCGCCGGGGCTTACCTCGGCGCTGGGTCCTGTGCCCTCGGTGAAGAAGGCCAGCGGCCGGGCCACCGGGGCGGTAACATTATAGGCCGTGTAGACGGCATATTCGCCTGCGTCGGGGATCACGTAATCGGAGGGATGGCGTAGGAAGGCGCCGCTGCTGCCATTGCCCGGGCCCGCCATGCCGGTTGAGTGGAAGTTGCCGTGACAGGTCAGGCAGAAACCGGTGGTGGTCCGCCATGGTGAATAGATACGGGAATAGGTCGCAGACACAGTGCCGCCGAAATGGCAAGCATTGCAGTTGGATGTGTTGAAATTCGTTGTTCGCTCTTCGATGCCAAAATATTCGTTGTGGCTGTTCTCATCAATATTCTGCCAGCGATCCTGCTCGTTGCCCAGGCCCCTTACTGAATGGAGAAAACGGTAACTGCCGGCCAAGGGGTTCTCTTCAAACTCCGGCGAGGTTTGCCCCATTTTGAGGCCTTCAAAATTGCTGTGATGGGCTCCACGCTTAAGGTTGCCCTCCCCTTCATATCCGCTTAAGGCATTAAGGCCGGTACGGTAAATGTTAAGGCTCGACACGCAGTCCGGGTCAACGGGGTCGCAATCCTGTTCCTCAACCGCCAGAAGCTGGCCACGAAAGCCGTGGCAGCCCATGGAGCCGGCGCAGGTGAAGGCTTCCACGGAAAAAGCGCCAATGCCGCCGGAGCCGGCGTGGCGGAAACCGGGAGGGTAGGCCAACTCGCTGTCGGCGTTGACCACATCCACCACGTTGTGCCCCTTGCGGTTGCCGAAACTGCCCTGATGGCCATCCTTGGTGCCGGAGATGTATGCGAAATTGCCGGCAGCCAGATCGCCTGCGGGGTCATTGTGGTAAACCTGGGGCACTTTGCTGCCGCCGGGCAGAGAGACGATACGTTCGCCGGAGCCCTGGGCATGGCAGGCGATGCAGTCCATTCGCAGCAGGTTCTGCAGGGGGGTGTCGCTGATGGCCCCTTCCGTGCCGACCCGGGCCACCGGTGCTCCCTGCTCGCTGT
This window encodes:
- a CDS encoding cytochrome c3 family protein, which translates into the protein MTIRHFKLTLLSIILLGWALPAAGGGLVGQCADCHTMHNSEQGAPVARVGTEGAISDTPLQNLLRMDCIACHAQGSGERIVSLPGGSKVPQVYHNDPAGDLAAGNFAYISGTKDGHQGSFGNRKGHNVVDVVNADSELAYPPGFRHAGSGGIGAFSVEAFTCAGSMGCHGFRGQLLAVEEQDCDPVDPDCVSSLNIYRTGLNALSGYEGEGNLKRGAHHSNFEGLKMGQTSPEFEENPLAGSYRFLHSVRGLGNEQDRWQNIDENSHNEYFGIEERTTNFNTSNCNACHFGGTVSATYSRIYSPWRTTTGFCLTCHGNFHSTGMAGPGNGSSGAFLRHPSDYVIPDAGEYAVYTAYNVTAPVARPLAFFTEGTGPSAEVSPGEDMVMCLSCHQAHATPYDGMLRFDYNAMVAGGNTEQVGCLACHTVKGVPVAER